ACAAAATGGAGGGTGACACAGCCAACAGTAAAATCAGAAACAACTTCTAAAAAAAATCAGACATCTGCCCATTTAATAGTGTGGATGTCTGATTCATTTTTTTGCTTATTTTTGATGCTTTTGATGGAATATCCTGCTGGCGTTTCTGATATGTTCAACCGTCAGTTTTTCAGCAGTTTCTCCATCTTTTCTGCTTATTGCCTCAAATATTGCACGGTGTTCGTCAAGTGCTTTTGCCGGTCTGCCCGGCGTCTCAAATGAATTGTTTCTGGCATTTTGTATATAATGATGAAAAGTACTCAGCATATGCATCAAGGGCCTGCTCTTGCATGCTCTGAAAATAATATCGTGAAACCTGGAGTCATACTTCATAAGATGCTCTGCATCATTTTTTATCGTAAAGAACTCCTCAAATTCAAGGGCTTCCTTAAGTTCAACAATCTCTTCCTCAGTAATTTTTTCAGCTGCCCATCTTGCAGCAAGGCCTTCAATCATTGTCCTGATAGTGAATATATCTTCTACATCCTGATCGGTTACTCCCTTTACAACCGCACCCTTGTTTGGTATGGATGTTACAAGACCTTCAAGTTCAAGCTGTCTGATAGCTTCACGTATAGGGGTTCTGCTTACTCCAAGCTCCTCCGAAAGACGTAATTCTATCAGACTGTCTCCGGGTTTATACGCTCCTGTCAGAATCTGCTTTCGAAGCTTATTGAAAACCCTGCCCCTTAATGAATTTACTAAATTATCACTTTCATCGTAGCCCAGCTTAGCCATTTTAATTTACTCCCCTTAGGGCATATTTTTTTAACACACTTTAATGTTAGTCTTATTTAGCCATTGTTTACTTTTGTATAGTTAAGCAATCCGCCTGCGAGAATCATCTGAACCTGTCTATCAGACAAGGTAACCTTTACATTGAACTGTGTATTCTTTGTAAGATTCTTAACTACTATAGTATCGGCATTTTTAACCTGTTCTATCGCATTACCTATTACAAGCTCGTCATTCATATCTATTGTATCGTAATCTGCTTCGTTTTCAAAAGTCATTGGTATGATTCCCGAGTTTATTAGGTTAGCCATATGAATTCTAGCAAAGGATTTTGCAATAACACCCTTAATTCCAAGCTGTAATGGTGCAAGAGCCGCATGTTCTCTACTTGAGCCCTGTCCGTAGTTTGAACCTCCGATTATAAATCCTCCGCCATTTGCCTTTGCTCTTTCGGGGAATTCAGGATCACAAGGAGTCAGACAGAATTCAGCAAGGTAAGGAACATTTGACCTGAAAGGTAACAGTTTTGCATTTGAAGGCATTATGTGGTCGGTAGTTATATTGTCTCCAACCTTTATCAGAGCTTTACCCTCAACTTTATCCGAGAGTGCTTTGTTAAGAGGGAAAGGCTTGATATTCGGACCTCTCACAACCTCAACATTGCTTCCTTCCGGAGCAGGTTCTATAACCAGATTATCATTTATAACAAACTCTTTAGGCATTTCTATCTTAGGAGCCTCTCCCAGCTCTCTGGGGTCGGTTAATACACCTGTAAGTGCACTTGCAGCAGCAACTTCAGGACTTACCAGATAAACCTTTGCAGAAGTAGTTCCACTTCTTCCTTCAAAGTTTCTGTTAAAGGTTCTCAGTGAAACTGCATCGGAGCAAGGCGCCTGTCCCATACCGATACATGGACCACATGCAGACTCCAGAATTCTGGCTCCGGCTGCAACCATATCCGCCAATGCACCGTTTTGAGCGAGCATGGTTAATACCTGTTTTGAACCGGGTGCAATTACCAGACTGACATTAGGATTTATAGTCTTGCCCTTTAATATTGCAGCGACCTTCATCATGTCCATGTATGAAGAGTTCGTACAGCTTCCGATTGCTACCTGATCAACTTTTATTTTTCCGATAGATGATATCTTTTCTACATTGTCAGGGCTGTGTGGTTTTGCTGCCATTGGCTCTATAGTTGACAGATCAATAACGATATGTTCTTCATATACAGCATCAGCGTCAGGCAGAAGCTCAACCCAATCCTGTTCTCTTCCCTGAGCCTTAAGGAATTTCAGAGTTACATCGTCGCTTGGGAAAATTGAAGTTGTTGCTCCAAGCTCGGCACCCATATTTGTAATAGTTGCTCTTTCAGGTACAGTAAGAGTCTTTATACCCTCTCCTGCATACTCAACAACCTTTCCTACTCCGCCCTTAACAGACATTACTCTTAAAACTTCCAATATTATGTCTTTTGCAGTAGACCATGGATTGAGCTGTCCTTTTAGCTCAACCTTACAGACCTTGGGCATGGTCAGATAGTATGGTCCGCCGCCCATTGCAACGGCAACATCAAGACCGCCGGCTCCTATCGCAAGCATTCCTATTCCGCCTCCGGTTGGCGTATGGCTGTCAGATCCCAGTAGTGTCATACCCGGTACACCGAAACGTTCTAGCTGCACCTGATGACATATGCCGTTTCCGGGCTTTGAAAAGTATACACCATGCTTTGAAGTAACAGTCTGTATATACTTGTGGTCATCAGCATTTTCAAAACCTGCCTGTAAAGTGTTGTGATCGATATATGCAACTGATTTTTTAGTCTTAACCCTTGGAATCCCAATAGCTTCAAACTGCAAATAAGCCATTGTTCCGGTAGAATCCTGTGTCAGCGTCTGGTCAATTTTTATAGAGATTTCACTGCCTGCTACCATTTCTCCGCTAACCAGATGATTCTTGATTATTTTTTGTGCCAAATTCAAACCCATTACGAAAATTACCCCCTAATTCAATATATTAATCTATCATATTGACAATTAATTTTTTATCCGTTTAATATAATAACATTTTTTCATAAAAATCTATACGCTATATATGAATTTTTATGAAGGAATAATATCAGGTGCAATTTCCCTTATACCTTTAAGCATTTCATTATTACTGATAGATGTAATTCTGCCTGCCTGGTACTGGGCATCTATCCACTCCTTTATTTTCCCAACTCGTTCATCTTTTTTATCAATCAAATCATTTCCTCTGAATCTGAAATAATTATTAATCCACAGTGCAATACCTGCAAGACCTGATGTCTGAGTTATTGCAACGCCTATTGGTCTGTTAAGCAGCTTGTCAGTATTGAAAATATTATATATCTCCTCATCCTTCAAAAGTCCATCCGCATGAATACCTGCCTGAGTAACATTGAAGTTCTTTCCTATAAACGGTGTTCTTGGAGGAATTTCATAATCAAGCTCTTTTTCATAGTATTCTGCAATTTCAGTAATAATTCTTGTATCCATACCGTCAGTTGTTCCCCTCAGGGATGCATATTCAAATACCATTGCTTCAAGAGGAGTATTACCTGTTCTCTCTCCAATACCCAGTAGCGAGCAGTTAACTGCCGAGCAACCATACAACCACGCTGTAGAGGAGTTGCTTACAGCTTTGTAAAAATCATTGTGACCATGCCATTCAAGTAATTCACTAGGGAAGCCTGCGTGGTGTTTGAGACCATAAATTATACCGGGAACACTTCTTGGCAGTGCAACACCCGGATATGAAACACCATATCCCATTGTATCGCAAGCCCTAATCTTTATAGGTACTCCGCTTTCATCCATCAATTTTCTAAGTTCCAGTGCAAACGGAATTACAAATCCGTAAAAATCAGCTCTTGTTATATCTTCCAGATGGCATCTCGGTCTGATACCGACATTTATAGCTTCCTTAATAACACTGAGATAATTCTCCATAGCCTGTTTTCTGGTCATTTTTAGCTTTCTGAATATATGATAGTCGGAACAGCTTACCAAAAAACCGGTTTCTTTCATTCCCATTTCCTTTGCCAGTTTGAAATCACTTTTTGAAGCTCTGATCCAGCTGGTTATTTCCGGGAAATCATATCCTAATTCCATACACTTGTATACAGCTTCCTTATCCTTGTCACTGTACAGAAAAAACTCGGTCTGGCGGATTAAACCCTTAGGGCCACCCAACTGATGAAGATATTTATAAAGCTTAACAATCTGTTCTACCGTATATGGTGCACGTGACTGTTGACCGTCTCTGAAAGTAGTATCAGTTATCCATATCTCATCAGCAGGATACATAGGTACTTTACGGTGATTGAATGCACACTTGGGAACATCGTCATAATTGTATATATCTCTATATAAGTTTGGCTCTGAAATGTCCTGAAGTGCATACTTGTACTGAGTTTGTTCCAATGTATTGGATTTTTTATTAAATTCTATCATTTATCAAACCTCCTATAAAAATATTAATAAAAGTATCAAAAATCAAAAAGATATTATTTTATGTATAAATGAATATTTGTATTACTGTACAATTGTATACAATAGTACAGTGCATGTCAATGTAATAATTATAATGCCCCCCAATGTCAAGACAAACATTTTTAAATTTTAGTTAGGTCTCCTTTCGATGGGTGTATAGTGTTTGTTAGAGCTTGTCAAGGTCTTAAAAATGTTGTTTAATTGACAAGTTTGGATACCAACGTCTATTCTTGGTAGCTTTATAAAGGCTCCTGCCTTACAGCGAGAATAGATATCTGCCTAAGCTTAGGCAGTTTTTTCTGCTAGGGTTCTATAATAAACTTCTCCTGGTGTCCTATACTCTAAGGTCTGATGTGGACGGTAAATGTTGTAATAAGCTATATACTCCTGAATAATGTTACGTAATTGCTTAGGTGTGGAATATTCCTCAAGATATAACTTCTCCCATTTCAGACTGCGCCAGAAGCGTTCAATACAGATATTATCAAGGGCTTGACCTTTTCCATCCATTGATACTTTTATGTTGTTCTCTTTCAAAAGATTTATATAATCTTCACAGGTAAACTGGGATCCTTGATCACTGTTAATAATTTCGGGTTTCCCATGTGCTGTGATAGTCCTTTTCACCAGATTGAGGACAAGACTTTTATCCATGGTATTGGATAATTCATAACCGACGATATATTTGGAATGCCAATCGATGATAGCTGCTAAATACATATGACCTTTGGGCATCCGACAATAGGTAATATCCACTGACCATACCTGATTAGGCCTATCAATTGTAAGCCCTCTGAGAAGATATGGATGGACATACTTCAATCGGCCCCGTTTACTTAGGTTGGGTCCTGGGCAGATTCCATAAATGTTCATTTCCCTCATATAACGGCGGGTACGCTTCTTGTTGATGTTTATGCCATGATCCCTATGAAGGATATGCGTCATACGCCGATACCCAAGTGAAGAGTCTCTCGTATAGATTTCATCAATAAGCCATTTAATACGGTATTCTTCGCTGCGATCAGGTTCGTGCGGCTGATAGTAAAGCGTACTCCGATTAAGCCCTAGCAACTGGCACTGTCGAGTAATGGTCAGCTTTTTATGTTTTTTATCCACCATGCTTTGGCGGCTCTGTCGGGAGGCCGAATTGTTCAGATTTTTTTTTGAGCCAGTTACGCTCTACGGTTAACTGACCTATTTGCCTGTGAAGCTCGTCAATCTGAGCTTCATGTACCTGCTTCAATTGTTCGGTTTCATCAGCATCATCACTGAAAGCACGGTTGGCATTCTTTATGAACTCAGATTTCCAACGCGTAAGCTGATTTGGTTGGATTTCGTACTTAGCAGCGATCTCTGTCAATGTTTGTGCCTCTTTTAAGACTTCGAGGACTATTTTGGTTTTCTGTTCAGGGGTAAAAGTTCTTCTCTTTTTCATAGCTTTATTCTAACTAATTTTTTGGATTTTGTCGTCTAGTTTCTTGGATTCATTATAAATAGTGTTTTTTGAATGAATATTTTTGAAGGAATTTAATGTTCAATCTAGAATTATTGTTGTATAATGAAATGTATAAATAAACTAATACATTTTTTGCTAAATCGGGGGGAAGCATGTTATGAAAAAAACTGAGGAAAGAAAAAGTACCAATTTATATGGTATTGGTGCTTTAGTTAGTATTGTTTTATGTGTTATAGGGGGGATCATCAGCGGGAAGGCTGTATTTGCAGTTTATACCTTCTTTGCCTGTCTTGCATCCTGTATAACCTTTATTATTCTTTCGGGGTTACAGTACAAAAAGACTATCAAAAGATTTTCTACAGATATTGACGGATTCAAATCCGGGGACTTTTCACGAATGATTGAGCCAAAGCAATATGGAATTCTTGGCTTCGTCGCTTCTGTAGTTAATCTGGTAATAAGTGATATTCGTTCTCTTGTGGAAAGTTTCTTTAATCTCTCCTTATCTATAACACAAGCATCCAGAAAAGTAACTTCTACTGCTGAAAATGCATCTACCGCTATTGAAGAAATCTCAAAAACTATTGACGAAATAGCAAAAGGTGCATCCTCACAGGCCGCTGAAGCCCAAATGGGTGTTCAAGTAGTTGATAAACTTTCTGATCAGATTAATTTTGTTTATGAAAGCTATACCGGAATTACAAATGAAACCAACAAAATTATTGATTTGAATACTGTAGGTCTAAAAGCAGTTACTACCCTTAGAGACAAGTCAAAAGAGACATATGAGACTTCTGAAAAAATATTTGCAGTTGTTGAAAAGCTTACTAACACAACAAAGGATATTGGTCTCTTTGTTGAATCTATAGAAAACATAGCTGAGCAAACCAACCTCCTTGCTCTCAATGCTGCTATCGAAGCTGCCAGAGCCGGAGAAGCAGGAAAAGGTTTTGCAGTAGTTGCAGATGAAGTCCGTAAGCTTGCCGATCAAAGCAGAAAGTCAACCGAAGAGATAAATAACATGATGGAGAGTATTCAGGAAGAATCCGCATTAGCCATATCTTCAATGGAAATAATGAAAAAGGTTTCACAGGAACAAAATTTTGCTGTTGATAAGACAAACAGCTCTTTCAGTGATATTGCAAATGCTATTGATTTTATAGTTTCAAAAATCAATGATGTAAACGAGGCAGTTATTAAAATGCAAACAGATAAGAGCGAAGTAATCAGTTCAATAGAAAATATATCATCTGTGTCCCAGCAGACAGCAGCTTCAAGCGAGGAAGTTGCCGCTACTACCGAAAATCAGCTTAAGGTTATTGATGAAATGAAGATTGCTTCAGAAAGCTTGAATCAGTTGGTTAAGCAATTGGATAACAAGCTCAAGAAATACAAACTAAGATAGTCCTTTAAAGTAGTTTAAAAGGGAGATTAAAAAGTATCACTTTTCTAATCTCCCTTTTTTTTGTGCCATATGAAGGTGTATTCTTGTTAATTACTTTCTTCCGATGTCTTTTCTATAATGCATACCCTCAAACTGTATTTTTTCAATTCCGGCATATGCCTTTTCGATAGCCTTATCCATTGTTGATTCAACCGCCGTAACTCCCAGCACACGTCCTCCGGCAGTATAATACTTACCGTCTTTACAGGACGTACCCGAGTGGAACACTATTGTTTCACCGTTTGCTTCAGCATTGTCGATACCACTGATTTCAAGTCCTGTAGAATATTTTCTCGGGTAACCTCCGGAAGCAGCGATTACGCAGACAGCCGAATTGTCGTCCCACTTTATATGTATATCGCAGAGTCTTTCATCAATGATTGCTTCGAAAATGACTAAAAGGTCAGTTTTTAACCTAGGAAGTACAACCTGTGTTTCGGGATCACCAAAACGGGCATTATACTCCAGTACTTTTGGGCCGTCCTTTGTTATCATCAGCCCAAAATAAAGTACTCCTTTGAATTTACGTCCTTCCTTGTTCATAGCTTCAACTGTGGGTGTAAATATTTCCTTCATGCAGTAGTCATTTAGCTTCTTATCATAAAGGGGACTTGGAGAAAAAGTCCCCATACCACCTGTATTTGGTCCCTGGTCATTGTCAAAAACACGCTTGTGATCCTGTGAGGAAACCATTGGGACAATTGTTTTTCCGTCTGTAAATGCCAGAATGGAAACCTCAGGCCCCTGAATGAATTCTTCAATTACAACTCTGCTGCCTGCTTCTCCAAAAATCTTATCGTTCATCATACCCTTAACGGCTTCCCTTGCTTCCTGTATGGTCTTAGCTATTATGACGCCCTTTCCAAGTGCCAGACCATCAGCCTTTACGACAATAGGAGCCGAACAGGTATCAAGATATTGCAGGGCTTCTGTGCAGTTGTCAAATACCATATAGCCTGCCGTAGGTATGTTATATTTCTTCATTAAATCCTTCGAAAACGCCTTGCTTCCTTCGATTATAGCAGCTGCCTTTACAGGTCCAAAAGCCCTTACACCTGCTTCAGTCAGCTTGTCAACCAGCCCGGCTGCAAGAGGGTCATCCGGTGCAACTACAACCATATCTACCTTATTTTCTTTGGAAAACTTTACTATTTCGTCCATGTCCATTGCTTTTATGGGAACACATTCTGCAAGTCCGGAAATTCCGCCGTTGCCCGGTGCACAATATAATTTACTTATTTTAGGGCTTTGTGAAAGCTTCCATACAATAGTATGCTCTCTTCCTCCCCCTCCGACTACAAGAACCTTCATATTTACCTCACGTCTCATTTCTCTTGTATTACAAGTTAATTTTTTAGAAACCCGCCGTTTGTAGGAGGCTTTTTAGTGCTTAAAGTGTCTCATTCCTGTAAACACCATTGCGATTCCGTATTTATTGCATGCATCTATTGATTCCTGATCTCTTATTGAACCGCCGGGTTGTATAATAGCCTTAATACCCGCAGCAGCAGCAGCTTCAACGCAATCTGAGAACGGAAAGTAAGCATCTGATGCCATTACAGCTCCCTGTGATCTCTCTCCTGCATACTCAATGGATACCTTCGTGGGAACTATTCTGTTTGTCTGACCCGGGCCCACACCAATAGTCATCTTGCCCTTTGCAAGAGTAATTGCATTTGATTTGGTGTGCTTAACAACCTTCATTGCAAAAACAAGGTCTTCCATCTGTTCCTTTGTAGGCTGTACATCTGTTACACATTTCAGGTCTTCCTGATTAAACAGCTGGCTGTTGTACTTCTGTACCAGCAGACCTCCTGCAACCTTTTTCATGTCATATGCATCAGGTGAAATCTCGTCAGTGATATTCTCCAGTTTAAGAAGTCTGACATTCTTCTTTTGCGTCAAAACGGCAAGTGCATCTTCCGTAAAAGAAGGTGCAACAACTATTTCTACAAATATCTTGTTGATTTCTTCAGCTGTCTTAGCGTCAATTTCTCTGTTTGCAGCAATAATTCCGCCGAATATTGATACAGGATCAGATTCATATGCTCTCATATAAGCGTCATATATATTGTCTGCACTGCCGACGCCGCAAGGATTAGTATGTTTTACAGCAACAACTGTCGGCTCGTCAAATTCCTTGACAAGCTCTATAGCACCGTTAGTATCATTTATATTATTGAAGGAAAGTTCTTTACCGTGAAGTTGTACTGCACTTGGCAGAAGTCCTGTGTTTGCTCCGACTTCCTTATAGAATACTGCTTTTTGATGTGGGTTTTCGCCGTAACGCATATCCTGAGCCTTTTCATATGTTAGTGAAAGTGTTTCAGGGAAATCTATATCTCCAAGAGTGTCTCTCAGATATTTTGCAATCAATGTATCATAATGACTTGTATGTTCAAAAACCTTGTAGGCCAGTCTGAATTTGGTCTTAACGCTGACATCTCCAGATTCGTTCATTTCATTCAGTACATTTTTATAATCCGCAGGATCAACAATAACTGCAACATCCTGATAGTTCTTAGCAGCTGCCCTAAGCATCGTAGGACCGCCTATGTCAATGTTCTCTATAGCTTCTTCCAGTTCTACATTGCCTTTTAAAATTGTCTGTTTGAAGGGATAAAGGTTTATTATTACCATGTCAATTGTTTCAACACCCAGTTCCTTTATCTGCTTCATGTGTTCCTCGTTGCTTCTTATTGCAAGAAGTCCTGCATGTACTTTTGGGTGAAGAGTTTTTACCCTTCCATCAAGACATTCCGGGAAACCTGTTATGTCAGATATGTTTATAACCTTTAGCCCGGCAGCTGAAAGAGCTTTTGCAGTTCCTCCTGTGGAAATTATCTCTATACCCTTGGAAGCCAGAGCAGATGCAAACTCAACAATACCTGTTTTGTCTGAAACACTTATTAATGCACGCTTAATCATTTAAATATCCTCCAATCACTTTATATGAATTTAAATTATCTTTACTTTTCTCCCTTCAACTACCAGTTTGTTTTCTGCAAAAAGCCGTATAGCCTCAGGGAGTATCTCCCATTCAGCCTGTTCCATTACTCTCCTTTGCAGTGTCTCGGGTGTATCATCATCCTCAACGCAAACTGCTTTTTGAAGTATTATAGGCCCTGCATCGGCCTCCAGCTCTACAAAATGTACTGTAGCACCGGTTACCTTAATACCAGCTTCAAGAACCTTTTGATGGGGTATGATTCCATAAAAACCCTTTCCGCAAAAAGAAGGAATCAAAGCAGGATGAATGTTTATCACTCTGCCTTTATAAGCCCTTGTAAAGCGTTCTCCCAGTATTGAAAGGAAACCAGCCATCACAACTAAATCAACCTCAAAACCTTTGAAATGACTTATCAGGGCTTCATCATATTCCTCGATATTGCTAAAATTCTTTCTGGATATACATATACCTTTGATACCGTGCTTCTTTGCCCTTTCAAGAGCATACGCATCAGGCCTGCTGGAAACCACGGTGACTATCCTGACATTTTTAATGTATCCGCATTCTACCTTGTCTATAATAGCCTGAAGGTTGGAACCGCCTCCTGATACCAGTATACCTATATTTAACATATATCTACCCCATCTTCGCCTTCGGAAATTGAACCGATAACGTAAGCCTTTTCACCTTTTGAATCAAGGTAACTGATTATTTCGTCCGCTTTTTGTGCATCAACTGCCATAATCATTCCGATTCCCATATTAAAGGTATTAAAAATATCCTTATCAGCCATATTGCCAAGGTCTCTGAGCAAATCAAATATAGGTAGAACAGGCCATGACCCCTTCTGAATTTGTGCACGAAGGCCATCCGGAATCATTCTTGGAATATTCTCAATAAATCCTCCGCCTGTGATATGAGATATTCCCTTTATTTCGTATTTCCCAATAATATCCATAATTGTTTTAACATATATTTTTGTTGGTTTTAAAAGTTCCTCGCCCAAAGTACAGCCAAGCTTTTCAACATATTCCTTGAGGTTGTTTTCCGTGGGGTTTATAAGCTTTCTTACAAGTGAATAGCCGTTACTGTGAATTCCCGATGAAGGAAGACCTATTAATTTATCCCCCGCTTTGATTGTTTTTCCGTTGATTATCTTTTTTTTATCAACAATTCCTACAGTAAAACCTGCCAGGTCATATTCATCAACGGGATAGAAACCGGGCATTTCTGCGGTCTCTCCTCCTATAAGAGAACAGCCCGACATTACACAACCTTCAGCTACCCCCTTAACAATTGCTGCTACTTTTTCAGGATAATTTTTCCCAACTGCGATATAATCCAGAAAAAATAGTGGTTCTGCCCCACTGCATATGATATCGTTTACACACATTGCAACACAATCAATACCAACAGTATCATGTTTGTCTGTCAAAAACGCTATTTTTAACTTCGTTCCTACTCCATCAGTTCCTGATACCAATATCGGCTGTTCGTACTTTTCTTTATCCAAACTGAAAAGCCCTCCAAAGCCGCCCAGTTCTGTCATAACCTCAGGCCTGAATGTACGCTTTACATGATTCTTCATTAGTTTGACAGCCTCGTAACCTGCCTCTACATCTACACCTGCTTCTCTATAAGTGGTCATGCAATTTACCTCCAAAGAAATTTGTTAATATTTATTTAACAGCCGCAGCTGAATTTATCTCCTTCTTCAGGAACCTCAATAGGATAATTTCCGTCAAGACATGCTGAACAGAAACCCAGTTTTGATCCGATAGGAGTTTTCAAAAGGCCTTCTAAGCTCAGATAACCCAAAGTGTCAGCACATATCATTTGTCTGATTTCTTCAACTGAGAGTTTATCTGCGACGAGTTCCTTCCTGGAGGATATGTCTATTCCAAAGTAGCATGGGAATTTAATAGGAGGAGAACTGACTCTCATGTGGACTTCCTTGGCACCGGCTTTTTTAAGAATCTGCACGATTCTTCTGGTGGTTGTTCCTCTTACAATAGAGTCATCAATGATAACAACCCTTTTTCCTTCAACCGACTTTTTTATGGCATTATGCTTTATTCTGACAGCTACTTCTCTCATACCCTGACTTGGCTGAATAAAGGTTCTGCCCACATACCTGTTTTTCACAAGCCCCTCACTGTATGGTATCCCGGTTTGGTTTGAAAAACCGATTGCCGCGGAAATACCTGAATCGGGAACCCCAATTACCACATCAGCTTCTACAGGATGCTCAATTGCCAGACGTTTTCCTGCTTCATATCTGGATTGCTGAACACTTGCACCGTCTATAACACTGTCAGGTCTTGCAAAATATACAAATTCGAATATACAGAGTTTTGTGTCCTTTTTGTTAAAAGGCCTTATAGCCCTGATTTCATTATTTTCAATTATTACGATTTCACCCGGTTCAACATCCCTTATAAATTCGGCATTAACCGCGTCCAATGCACATGATTCTGATGCAAGAACATATGCTCCGGCAGTTTTTCCAATACATAAAGGTCTGATTCCATTGGGGTCTCTTGCTCCCACCATCTTTTGAGCCGTCATAAGTATAAGCCCGTACGAACCCTTCACATCAACCATCATTTTTTCAACAGCTTCTTCCAGTGTTTCTGAAGTAATGCTGTGTTTAGTTATAAGATTTATGAGTACTTCGGTGTCATTGGTGGTTTGAAATATAGTACCGCTATTCTCCATTTGCTCTCTTAGTATGGAAGCATTTATTATATTTCCGTTGTGAGCAAGTGCCAGCTGTCCGTTCCTTGATCTAACTACTATCGGCTGTGCATTTTCTCTACGGCTTGCTCCTGTAGTTGAATAGCGAACATGTCCGACTGCCATTGTACCTTTCAAATGGTTCAGTAATATCTTGTCAAATATTTCAGGAACCAGTCCCATATCCTTGTGAAATACTATGGTTTCCCTGTCGCTTACTGCTATTCCCGCACTCTCCTGCCCTCTGTGCTGGAGTGAATAAAGACCGTAGTATGTTAACCCGGCCACATCTATCTCATTCCCGTCCAATGAATAGACCCCAAATACACCACATTCCTCATGCATCTTGTCCATTCTTTCATCAAAACAGTCAGGATTACTACACTTCATACAATCGCCAAAATTACACATGGGTAAGCTCCTTTTATCCAGATATGTTAACGGTTTTGTCTATTACAAAACCCCTGTTACTATTTTTATTTACTTGAAAATTTATTGAACTATTTCCAGAAGCTTTTTTTGAAGCTCTGCATTTTTCTTTTCGACTTTTTCTTGAAGTGATTTTTTGTAATCGATCATTTTATGTCTTAATTCATGATATGCAACGGAAAGAATCTGTATCGCCAATAATGCAGCATTCTCTGCACCGTCAACCGCAACTGTGGCAACGGGAATTCCGGCAGGCATCTGAACGATTGACAACAGTGAATCCAATCCATCCAAAGTGGAAGATTTGACAGGTACTCCGATAACGGGAAGTGGCGTGTAAGCTGCCAGTACA
This genomic stretch from Ruminiclostridium cellulolyticum H10 harbors:
- a CDS encoding 2-isopropylmalate synthase; the encoded protein is MIEFNKKSNTLEQTQYKYALQDISEPNLYRDIYNYDDVPKCAFNHRKVPMYPADEIWITDTTFRDGQQSRAPYTVEQIVKLYKYLHQLGGPKGLIRQTEFFLYSDKDKEAVYKCMELGYDFPEITSWIRASKSDFKLAKEMGMKETGFLVSCSDYHIFRKLKMTRKQAMENYLSVIKEAINVGIRPRCHLEDITRADFYGFVIPFALELRKLMDESGVPIKIRACDTMGYGVSYPGVALPRSVPGIIYGLKHHAGFPSELLEWHGHNDFYKAVSNSSTAWLYGCSAVNCSLLGIGERTGNTPLEAMVFEYASLRGTTDGMDTRIITEIAEYYEKELDYEIPPRTPFIGKNFNVTQAGIHADGLLKDEEIYNIFNTDKLLNRPIGVAITQTSGLAGIALWINNYFRFRGNDLIDKKDERVGKIKEWIDAQYQAGRITSISNNEMLKGIREIAPDIIPS
- a CDS encoding aconitate hydratase translates to MGLNLAQKIIKNHLVSGEMVAGSEISIKIDQTLTQDSTGTMAYLQFEAIGIPRVKTKKSVAYIDHNTLQAGFENADDHKYIQTVTSKHGVYFSKPGNGICHQVQLERFGVPGMTLLGSDSHTPTGGGIGMLAIGAGGLDVAVAMGGGPYYLTMPKVCKVELKGQLNPWSTAKDIILEVLRVMSVKGGVGKVVEYAGEGIKTLTVPERATITNMGAELGATTSIFPSDDVTLKFLKAQGREQDWVELLPDADAVYEEHIVIDLSTIEPMAAKPHSPDNVEKISSIGKIKVDQVAIGSCTNSSYMDMMKVAAILKGKTINPNVSLVIAPGSKQVLTMLAQNGALADMVAAGARILESACGPCIGMGQAPCSDAVSLRTFNRNFEGRSGTTSAKVYLVSPEVAAASALTGVLTDPRELGEAPKIEMPKEFVINDNLVIEPAPEGSNVEVVRGPNIKPFPLNKALSDKVEGKALIKVGDNITTDHIMPSNAKLLPFRSNVPYLAEFCLTPCDPEFPERAKANGGGFIIGGSNYGQGSSREHAALAPLQLGIKGVIAKSFARIHMANLINSGIIPMTFENEADYDTIDMNDELVIGNAIEQVKNADTIVVKNLTKNTQFNVKVTLSDRQVQMILAGGLLNYTKVNNG
- a CDS encoding GntR family transcriptional regulator → MAKLGYDESDNLVNSLRGRVFNKLRKQILTGAYKPGDSLIELRLSEELGVSRTPIREAIRQLELEGLVTSIPNKGAVVKGVTDQDVEDIFTIRTMIEGLAARWAAEKITEEEIVELKEALEFEEFFTIKNDAEHLMKYDSRFHDIIFRACKSRPLMHMLSTFHHYIQNARNNSFETPGRPAKALDEHRAIFEAISRKDGETAEKLTVEHIRNASRIFHQKHQK
- a CDS encoding IS3 family transposase (programmed frameshift), with translation MKKRRTFTPEQKTKIVLEVLKEAQTLTEIAAKYEIQPNQLTRWKSEFIKNANRAFSDDADETEQLKQVHEAQIDELHRQIGQLTVERNWLKKKLNNSASRQSRQSMVDKKHKKLTITRQCQLLGLNRSTLYYQPHEPDRSEEYRIKWLIDEIYTRDSSLGYRRMTHILHRDHGININKKRTRRYMREMNIYGICPGPNLSKRGRLKYVHPYLLRGLTIDRPNQVWSVDITYCRMPKGHMYLAAIIDWHSKYIVGYELSNTMDKSLVLNLVKRTITAHGKPEIINSDQGSQFTCEDYINLLKENNIKVSMDGKGQALDNICIERFWRSLKWEKLYLEEYSTPKQLRNIIQEYIAYYNIYRPHQTLEYRTPGEVYYRTLAEKTA
- a CDS encoding methyl-accepting chemotaxis protein, coding for MKKTEERKSTNLYGIGALVSIVLCVIGGIISGKAVFAVYTFFACLASCITFIILSGLQYKKTIKRFSTDIDGFKSGDFSRMIEPKQYGILGFVASVVNLVISDIRSLVESFFNLSLSITQASRKVTSTAENASTAIEEISKTIDEIAKGASSQAAEAQMGVQVVDKLSDQINFVYESYTGITNETNKIIDLNTVGLKAVTTLRDKSKETYETSEKIFAVVEKLTNTTKDIGLFVESIENIAEQTNLLALNAAIEAARAGEAGKGFAVVADEVRKLADQSRKSTEEINNMMESIQEESALAISSMEIMKKVSQEQNFAVDKTNSSFSDIANAIDFIVSKINDVNEAVIKMQTDKSEVISSIENISSVSQQTAASSEEVAATTENQLKVIDEMKIASESLNQLVKQLDNKLKKYKLR